Proteins from a genomic interval of Zingiber officinale cultivar Zhangliang chromosome 2A, Zo_v1.1, whole genome shotgun sequence:
- the LOC122044168 gene encoding transcription factor IBH1-like, whose protein sequence is MDPENSSISKPMIMAFHFLGALSHIQKTTTHSTFVFRCHRIRCAAYTSMALSTGAHSAWSRALLRQKPRRGSLRKRTVILQRPRKRAVRLEEDCQDGADVLRRLVPGCDGMDSAELLDETADYIRCLEEQISNSTVDPGITVREQSTAWTIILQQQVPPASNF, encoded by the exons atGGACCCAGAGAACTCCTCCATCTCCAAGCCGATGATCATGGCCTTCCACTTCCTCGGAGCCCTCTCCCATATCCAGAAGACCACCACCCACTCCACCTTTGTCTTTCGGTGCCACCGGATTCGGTGCGCTGCCTACACGTCCATGGCACTGTCGACCGGAGCACACAGCGCCTGGAGCAGGGCACTGCTTCGCCAGAAGCCCCGAAGAGGGAGCTTGAGAAAGCGCACTGTCATCCTCCAACGTCCTCGGAAGAGGGCAGTTAGGTTGGAAGAGGATTGTCAAGATGGTGCAGATGTGCTTCGGAGGCTGGTGCCTGGCTGTGACGGCATGGATTCTGCCGAGCTGCTGGATGAGACGGCAGATTACATCAGGTGCCTCGAAGAGCAA ATTAGCAACTCCACTGTAGATCCAGGCATCACTGTTCGAGAGCAATCCACAGCCTGGACCATCATTCTCCAGCAGCAAGTACCTCCGGCTAGCAATTTCTAG